The Mya arenaria isolate MELC-2E11 chromosome 16, ASM2691426v1 genome includes a window with the following:
- the LOC128221633 gene encoding adhesive plaque matrix protein-like — MSFINRPIQSHIVYQQTKASHIIINRTRHPIVFINRPRHPILFINSHDIPYCLFTDQNIPYCLSTDKDIPYLLSTDQDIQYCLSTDQDIQFCLLQPRHPILFINIPRHPMAFINRPRHLILFINRPRHPMLFINRPRHSILFINRQRYPILFINILRHPILFINIPGHPISFINRPRHTILFINRPRYPITFINRPRHPMSFINRPRHPMSFIKRPGHPILFINRPRHLMSFINRLRHPISFIIRRRHHISFTNKPRLSILFINRQRNSILFINRPSHSILFINRPRHPILFINRPRHPILFINRPRHPILSINRPRHPILSINRPRHPISFINRPRHSILFINRPNLCDTPIPDDENDCGIAGVWRNQLQSVMKFTCVAGHIEGQYFTAVGHADGFYDLAGKFQMPDENTTVPGWAVAFHNLLYGNSNSTCAWSGIHYSHEESSSTLSMRMYLKYNRRQEGLTRT; from the exons ATGTCGTTTATCAACAGACCAATCCAATCCCATATCGTTTATCAACAGACAAAGGCATCCCATATCATTATCAACAGAACAAGACATCCCATAGTGTTTATCAACAGACCAAGACATCCCATATTGTTTATCAACAGCCATGACATCCCATATTGTTTATTCACAGACCAAAACATCCCATATTGTTTATCAACAGACAAAGACATCCCATATTTATTATCAACAGACCAAGACATTCAATATTGTTTATCAACAGACCAAGacattcaattttgtttattacagCCAAGACATCCCATATTGTTtatcaacataccaagacaTCCCATGGCGTTTATCAACAGACCAAGACATCTCATATTGTTTATCAACAGACCAAGACATCCCATGTTGTTTATCAATAGACCAAGACATTCCATATTGTTTATCAACAGACAAAGATATCCCATATTGTTTATCAACATTCTAAGACATCCCATATTGTTTATCAACATACCAGGACATCCAATATCGTTTATCAACAGACCAAGACATACCATATTGTTTATCAACAGACCAAGATATCCCATAACGTTTATCAACAGACCAAGACATCCCATGTCGTTTATCAACAGACCAAGACATCCCATGTCGTTTATCAAAAGACCAGGACATCCCATATTGTTTATCAACAGACCAAGACATCTCATGTCGTTTATCAACAGACTAAGACATCCCATATCGTTTATCATCCGACGACGACATCACATATCGTTTACCAACAAACCAAGACTTTCCATATTGTTTATTAACAGACAAAGAAATTCCATATTGTTTATCAACAGACCAAGTCATTCCATATTGTTTATCAACAGACCAAGACATCCCATATTGTTTATCAACAGACCAAGACATCCCATATTGTTTATCAACAGACCAAGACATCCAATATTGTCTATCAACAGACCAAGACATCCAATATTGTCTATCAACAGACCAAGACATCCCATATCGTTTATCAACAGACCAAGACATTCCATATTGTTTATCAACAGACCAA ATTTGTGTGACACACCAATACCGGATGACGAAAACGACTGCGGAATTGCTGGCGTATGGCGTAACCAACTGCAGTCGGTGATGAAGTTCACCTGTGTTGCGGGTCACATCGAGGGCCAATATTTCACCGCTGTTGGTCATGCTGATGGTTTCTATGACTTGGCTGGAAAGTTCCAGATGCCGGACGAAAATACAACCGTTCCGGGATGGGCGGTTGCTTTCCACAACCT